In Candidatus Nitronauta litoralis, one DNA window encodes the following:
- a CDS encoding SPOR domain-containing protein translates to MSINLTLEKPEANTEEPAVRYTKRIDDLIEDAEIEAEIEAERKVRAKNTKIVAIAGVAISLLVFLYYGIQSQSNTSKSDSVANKTQIAKLPPKAPAKPIPFPLNGGTKLDSKVPEIKPVAKTPPPAPKKPETKPTVKNPAKTTKAVKSSQANPSVKNPQISFSETGAKVKTKKKVVGTTLKAMNLPPARDLKAPGSNLSSTSKVSASSGYFIQIGAFSRKANADRLAGKLKKAGFNPSIGTKTVNNKSINVVKLGGFNTSSQAQTARSGLAKAGYKNSFIFFVKKG, encoded by the coding sequence ATGTCCATCAATCTGACCTTAGAAAAACCAGAAGCCAATACCGAAGAACCTGCCGTTCGTTACACCAAGCGCATTGATGACCTGATTGAAGATGCCGAGATTGAGGCGGAAATCGAAGCGGAACGTAAAGTTCGTGCAAAGAACACCAAGATTGTCGCCATCGCGGGCGTGGCTATAAGTTTACTGGTTTTTCTTTACTATGGCATTCAGTCCCAGTCAAATACTTCAAAGTCGGATTCTGTGGCAAACAAAACTCAGATTGCCAAGTTGCCTCCGAAAGCACCAGCGAAACCAATTCCTTTTCCACTAAATGGAGGCACCAAGTTAGACAGCAAGGTTCCAGAAATTAAACCTGTTGCCAAGACGCCTCCACCGGCCCCAAAAAAACCGGAAACCAAACCGACAGTAAAAAATCCTGCAAAAACTACCAAAGCGGTGAAATCCTCGCAAGCCAACCCATCGGTCAAAAACCCACAAATCAGTTTTTCTGAAACGGGCGCAAAAGTAAAAACTAAAAAGAAGGTTGTGGGCACAACTTTGAAAGCCATGAACTTGCCACCAGCGCGAGATCTTAAAGCCCCAGGTTCAAACCTGTCTTCAACATCAAAAGTATCTGCTTCCTCCGGCTATTTTATTCAGATAGGAGCATTTTCCAGAAAAGCCAATGCTGATCGTCTGGCAGGAAAGTTAAAAAAAGCCGGCTTTAATCCCTCCATAGGCACCAAAACGGTAAACAACAAATCCATCAATGTAGTAAAGCTTGGCGGGTTTAATACCTCTTCGCAGGCACAAACGGCCCGGTCTGGTCTGGCGAAAGCGGGGTATAAAAACTCGTTCATTTTTTTCGTTAAAAAGGGTTAA
- a CDS encoding dihydroorotate dehydrogenase, with protein sequence MAQAQQNPDISVDMGGLFLENPVVAASGTFGYGLEFTPFVDLNALGGFSTKGLSLKPRLGNPVPRVVESEAGMLNAIGLENVGLEKFIQTKLPLIHPYQCRLICNFFGNTVDEYIEMAGALSDEKRVDALEMNISCPNVKEGGHQFSSKPELVEEVVEAVRAVTKKFLIVKLSPNVTDITETARAAEKAGADALSLTNTFVGMVMDMETRQPYLANGTGGLSGPAIKPISLQMVYQTTRAVKIPVFGIGGIRTAEDALQFLVAGASAVQVGTANFFDPGVTIKIVNGIREWCKQNGVKSLNELKP encoded by the coding sequence ATGGCCCAGGCTCAACAAAACCCAGACATTTCTGTGGATATGGGAGGGCTTTTCCTTGAAAATCCTGTGGTTGCAGCATCAGGCACATTTGGATACGGCCTGGAATTTACTCCTTTTGTCGATTTGAATGCCCTGGGTGGATTCTCAACTAAAGGCCTATCACTCAAGCCAAGGCTTGGTAATCCGGTTCCTAGAGTTGTTGAATCGGAAGCGGGGATGCTCAACGCCATTGGGCTGGAGAATGTTGGTCTTGAAAAATTCATCCAGACCAAGCTTCCTCTTATTCATCCTTATCAATGCCGCCTGATATGCAATTTTTTTGGAAATACGGTAGATGAGTATATTGAGATGGCCGGCGCCCTTTCTGATGAGAAACGGGTCGATGCCCTCGAAATGAATATCTCCTGCCCTAACGTTAAAGAAGGTGGACATCAGTTCAGTTCAAAACCGGAGCTTGTTGAGGAAGTCGTGGAGGCAGTGAGGGCGGTAACAAAAAAATTCCTGATTGTTAAACTCTCCCCGAATGTTACGGATATTACGGAAACTGCACGTGCTGCTGAAAAAGCAGGAGCGGATGCCTTGTCCCTGACGAATACTTTTGTTGGTATGGTGATGGATATGGAGACCCGACAGCCTTATCTTGCGAATGGCACTGGTGGTTTATCCGGCCCCGCCATAAAACCAATTTCCTTGCAGATGGTTTATCAGACAACTCGCGCAGTGAAGATACCTGTTTTTGGGATTGGGGGTATTCGCACGGCGGAAGATGCCTTGCAGTTTTTGGTGGCTGGGGCTAGCGCTGTGCAGGTTGGAACTGCTAATTTTTTTGATCCTGGAGTAACTATCAAAATAGTGAACGGTATTCGTGAGTGGTGTAAACAAAACGGGGTCAAGTCGTTAAACGAGCTAAAGCCATGA
- the alr gene encoding alanine racemase, translating to MENSKGQHRATVAEVNIPALKNNFQTLQSLLKPGVETMAVVKADAYGHGALPCAQALVEAGARSLGVGVVEEGVQIREKGISVPIQVLCGIFPEEIDDLIRFKLTTTLSTLEMAKTLAIRAEKLNTQVGVHIKVNTGMGRLGIPPEEATDFIEQVRSLKTLRIDSLFTHFSTADEHDPEYSQKQLKLFEELMTRLAFRKILIPKIHAANSSALLKFPESQFDLVRPGILLYGALTSPGLEPYRKVLEQQSTSFQPVMQWKTRIININEVPSDSSLSYGRKFTTKKQSKIATLPVGYADGLQRNLSGKIEVLVNGKRAPQVGTICMDLCLVDVSDIPEPREGDEVVLFGNQGNETIRIEEVALHGNTIPYEIMCCVGKRVPRVYTVE from the coding sequence ATCGAAAACAGTAAAGGCCAGCACAGAGCAACAGTAGCAGAGGTCAACATTCCTGCGCTCAAAAATAACTTTCAAACTTTGCAAAGTCTGCTGAAGCCCGGCGTTGAAACCATGGCAGTGGTGAAGGCCGATGCATACGGTCATGGTGCCTTGCCCTGTGCCCAGGCCCTGGTTGAAGCTGGAGCCCGGTCGCTTGGGGTGGGAGTAGTGGAAGAAGGAGTACAAATTAGAGAGAAAGGTATTAGCGTACCCATCCAGGTGCTTTGTGGAATATTCCCGGAAGAAATCGACGACCTGATTCGTTTCAAACTGACAACAACTCTCAGTACCCTGGAAATGGCTAAAACGCTGGCTATTCGTGCCGAAAAGTTAAATACCCAGGTTGGGGTTCATATCAAGGTAAATACCGGAATGGGGCGCCTGGGCATTCCACCAGAAGAGGCAACAGATTTTATTGAACAGGTACGCTCACTAAAGACCCTTCGTATCGATTCATTATTCACTCATTTTTCAACAGCAGATGAGCATGATCCTGAATATTCGCAAAAGCAATTAAAGCTTTTTGAGGAGCTAATGACCCGATTGGCTTTCAGGAAAATTTTGATACCGAAGATTCATGCAGCAAACAGCTCTGCCCTTCTTAAATTTCCGGAAAGCCAGTTTGACCTTGTTCGACCCGGAATTCTTCTTTACGGAGCGCTGACTTCTCCCGGTCTTGAGCCCTATAGAAAAGTGCTGGAACAACAATCAACCTCTTTTCAACCTGTGATGCAGTGGAAGACGCGAATTATTAACATAAATGAAGTTCCGAGTGATTCGTCTCTTAGTTATGGCAGGAAATTCACTACAAAAAAACAAAGCAAAATAGCCACTCTGCCTGTGGGGTACGCCGATGGTTTGCAAAGAAACCTTTCGGGAAAAATAGAAGTTCTTGTAAATGGGAAGCGGGCACCCCAAGTGGGCACTATTTGTATGGACCTTTGCCTGGTCGATGTGTCAGATATCCCGGAGCCACGTGAAGGGGATGAGGTTGTTTTGTTTGGGAATCAAGGCAACGAAACCATTCGCATTGAAGAAGTGGCATTGCATGGTAATACGATTCCATATGAAATCATGTGTTGTGTCGGAAAACGAGTGCCCAGAGTTTATACAGTGGAATGA
- a CDS encoding DUF1566 domain-containing protein, with translation MSERFIDNENGTISDTKYKLMWTKEDSYQMRGRWCNWRGANKFVAWLNEQNFGGFNDWRLPKNQECRNLYDHDSKNMDFNDDIVHLDYIFPEGCGFTYWCQEENGINAMAYNFYSDRGYLIRKTAKDESNMSARAVRSTGKAKVANRVSTSGRSRRE, from the coding sequence ATGTCCGAGCGTTTTATCGACAACGAAAACGGTACCATAAGCGATACCAAGTACAAGTTAATGTGGACCAAAGAAGACAGCTATCAGATGAGAGGTCGCTGGTGTAACTGGAGAGGGGCCAATAAATTTGTGGCCTGGCTGAATGAACAAAATTTTGGTGGATTTAATGATTGGCGCCTTCCCAAAAATCAGGAGTGCCGTAATTTGTATGACCATGATTCAAAGAACATGGACTTTAATGATGACATTGTCCACCTTGATTACATATTCCCTGAAGGTTGCGGGTTTACCTATTGGTGCCAGGAAGAAAATGGGATCAACGCCATGGCCTATAATTTCTACAGCGACCGCGGTTATTTGATCCGGAAAACAGCCAAGGATGAATCCAATATGTCCGCTCGTGCCGTTCGCTCCACAGGAAAAGCGAAAGTCGCCAACCGGGTTTCAACATCCGGTCGAAGCCGCAGGGAATAA
- a CDS encoding formylglycine-generating enzyme family protein: MVFSGCSPEGKNKNSRDFPTSTVFKKDGKEMVLVPAGEFWMGTDKVDTEDTHLKIGTVKPLYLDQKPKQKIHLDAFYIDKYEVTNREYKKFIDETLYHDRPSNWQGDNYPPELADRPVTNVSWGEAMAYALWAGKTLPTEQQWEKAARGEDGRLYPWGNDYKKGVSNIGLEGRKDSAKVGSYPKDISPYGAMDMGGNVMEWTLSWYLPYSGSDYRNKKMGQRLKVLRGNGFQKGGHYFLDAYRFVFHRTEADPDEFYENVGFRCVKDIKRLMDGDE, encoded by the coding sequence ATGGTTTTCTCCGGCTGTTCTCCCGAAGGAAAAAATAAAAACAGCAGGGATTTCCCAACCTCTACAGTTTTTAAGAAGGATGGGAAAGAAATGGTACTGGTCCCTGCCGGAGAATTCTGGATGGGAACCGACAAAGTTGATACTGAGGACACTCACCTCAAAATCGGTACAGTAAAACCACTTTATCTTGATCAAAAACCAAAACAAAAAATCCATCTGGATGCATTTTATATAGATAAGTACGAAGTGACCAACCGGGAGTATAAAAAGTTTATTGATGAAACCCTGTACCATGACCGCCCCTCTAACTGGCAGGGAGACAATTATCCTCCTGAACTTGCGGATCGCCCGGTGACCAATGTTTCCTGGGGAGAAGCGATGGCTTATGCCCTATGGGCTGGGAAGACCCTCCCCACAGAACAACAATGGGAAAAAGCTGCCAGAGGAGAGGATGGACGTCTTTACCCATGGGGCAATGATTATAAAAAAGGGGTTTCCAACATAGGACTGGAAGGTCGAAAAGACTCAGCCAAAGTGGGTAGTTATCCAAAAGACATAAGCCCTTACGGTGCCATGGATATGGGGGGAAATGTTATGGAATGGACTCTGAGCTGGTATCTTCCATATTCGGGAAGTGACTACCGCAATAAAAAAATGGGGCAACGTTTAAAAGTATTGAGAGGCAATGGATTTCAAAAAGGGGGGCACTATTTTCTTGATGCTTATCGATTTGTTTTCCATCGAACAGAGGCTGATCCGGATGAGTTCTATGAAAACGTCGGTTTCAGATGTGTTAAGGACATAAAACGTTTGATGGATGGAGACGAGTAA
- a CDS encoding pentapeptide repeat-containing protein, producing the protein MSQVEEVLNQALKNPTQDGINLHEYDLTGISLNGTSFIFAVLNEVTFDNAELTDINFSEANLEKSTFRNARLKNVNFANTNLQESNFEDAMLVNCTFRNSSLQNSVFSGGTIRGCEFRGCNLNHSNLYHSKIIESDFGFARMMYAFAKSIEVEKCQMTGLNARGSDFSFSKMENIDLKGAILKYSDFNSSTLTNADLSNAVLVGCEFKDVFCKEAIMVETNLEGADMTYANLEGANLENAFLLESNLHGTDLSKTNLKNAYLVDSNHSKANTKGADIKNTIFD; encoded by the coding sequence ATGTCACAGGTTGAAGAAGTTTTAAATCAAGCGTTGAAAAATCCCACACAGGATGGGATAAACCTTCATGAATACGATTTAACTGGAATCAGCCTGAACGGAACTTCCTTTATTTTTGCAGTCCTGAATGAAGTTACTTTCGATAACGCCGAATTGACCGATATCAATTTTTCAGAAGCCAATCTTGAAAAATCAACCTTTCGAAATGCCCGCCTCAAGAATGTAAATTTTGCCAATACCAATCTTCAGGAATCCAACTTTGAAGATGCCATGCTGGTGAATTGCACCTTTCGTAATTCCAGCCTTCAGAATTCAGTATTTTCCGGAGGGACTATTAGAGGATGTGAATTCCGAGGATGCAACCTAAATCATTCAAACCTTTACCATTCAAAAATCATTGAATCCGACTTTGGTTTTGCACGAATGATGTACGCCTTTGCCAAATCAATTGAAGTAGAGAAATGTCAAATGACCGGACTCAATGCCCGCGGTTCCGATTTCAGTTTTTCTAAAATGGAGAATATCGATCTGAAAGGTGCGATTCTTAAATATTCAGATTTCAATTCCAGCACACTCACCAATGCTGATCTTTCAAATGCCGTTTTGGTTGGATGCGAATTTAAAGATGTTTTTTGCAAAGAGGCAATTATGGTGGAAACCAATCTGGAGGGTGCCGATATGACTTACGCTAATCTCGAAGGAGCAAACTTGGAAAATGCATTTTTACTGGAAAGCAACCTGCACGGAACTGACCTCTCTAAAACCAATCTGAAAAATGCTTATCTTGTAGATTCAAACCATTCTAAAGCGAATACAAAAGGAGCAGATATCAAAAATACTATATTCGATTGA
- a CDS encoding biopolymer transporter ExbB, giving the protein MATAVKTQEELRQQAIDATPQQNVVDMGTILGTLCGFLLIFGAILYQGEVGLFWSIPSGLIVFGGTVTTAFIAFPSQKILGMIPVIINAYKPDVHKPADYVDVIMALSSKYRTGGMKRLESEEEFLNNRFLRSGVSMIVDGYNSREIQEIMEREMQALVERHNSGQKILRFMAVQSPVFGMAGTLIGLIQMLSQLEDPSQIGSGLATALITTFYGIMLANLIIIPLVAKLNTRTENETTLLKAIRVGVMGIHDRVNPQKIRRSMNALLPPDSQK; this is encoded by the coding sequence ATGGCAACTGCCGTAAAAACACAAGAAGAACTCAGGCAACAGGCTATCGATGCCACTCCACAACAGAATGTTGTGGATATGGGGACGATTCTGGGAACTCTGTGCGGATTCCTTTTGATCTTTGGGGCCATCCTTTATCAGGGGGAAGTTGGGTTGTTCTGGAGTATCCCCTCTGGTTTGATTGTCTTTGGGGGAACTGTAACCACGGCATTTATTGCTTTCCCTTCCCAAAAAATTCTGGGAATGATCCCGGTTATCATCAATGCCTATAAACCGGATGTTCACAAACCGGCGGATTATGTTGACGTAATTATGGCGCTTTCGTCGAAATACCGCACTGGTGGAATGAAGCGACTTGAATCCGAAGAGGAATTTCTTAACAACCGGTTTTTACGGTCCGGGGTTTCCATGATTGTTGATGGTTACAATTCAAGGGAGATCCAGGAAATCATGGAGCGCGAGATGCAGGCCCTCGTAGAAAGGCACAATAGTGGTCAGAAAATCCTGAGGTTCATGGCGGTCCAGTCACCCGTGTTTGGAATGGCTGGAACTCTTATCGGGTTGATTCAAATGCTGTCCCAACTTGAAGACCCAAGCCAGATTGGTTCTGGCCTGGCTACCGCACTGATCACGACATTTTACGGGATCATGCTGGCCAACCTTATCATCATTCCACTTGTGGCCAAATTGAATACCCGCACTGAAAATGAAACAACACTTTTAAAAGCGATTCGAGTAGGCGTAATGGGAATTCATGATCGTGTCAATCCACAAAAAATCCGCAGAAGCATGAATGCTTTGCTGCCCCCGGATAGTCAAAAGTAA
- a CDS encoding adenylate cyclase, producing the protein MTADKSRFINELFNNRQLFIRYNRFKLDRINEILAFKDRRVFTLIPRLLHSNQEGLPGYIPGDIPQGISNYVLTPEILFTAEELFPDVVIRRNIELNPFIETVLLMGSIGSIAHTQKSDLDYTLLVHKDNVSSEQLDLFSKKLRLIEEWVWENHRLEIHFFVNDIEEVKQNIFGESDSESTGSALAKLLKEEMYRSLVIIAGKIPFWWIMPLETTDQQYDEACKMIRNYQTLLNPDEFVDIGNVEDISEGEFFGGSIWALIKSFKSPFKTLIKMGLLEEYMFRETRFNLLCHDIKKKVFSQESFEDIDPYLTLFLRSEAYFKEEKGFNELDALRTAFYIKVGTQVSAEDLDRRSRDQKKRILIDLIKKWDWPGSRLDHLNKYIDWQMMQKVALGDRINKILMSSYKMISEKNKSLGEGKTLITERDTHLLGRKLFSFFNKSNHKVESLFALIDGETGEKELTFLFHQKDPREKGEWYLIRGKSKAFLEQIPKENIIKKASTLPFLLAFTCFNNLFRPDSNLLLRSEHHQSIKEYDLRCILQELSNFLSQVDVANIPNEQLLMDAHVEQLYMILDFGNPLPAEVLKGSIKECQTSAQYSEFINLRVGRLRAVTVIYLTSWGELFCKTFGGLNCMHRAVAELGPQVTETEADKEDFLKVFIPGSRRDVMSLSWLNGYILKSLRVRTRDRSAGVKS; encoded by the coding sequence ATGACTGCAGACAAATCAAGATTTATAAATGAATTGTTTAACAATCGGCAGTTATTTATTCGTTACAATCGTTTCAAACTCGATCGCATAAATGAAATCCTTGCATTCAAGGATAGACGGGTTTTCACCCTGATTCCAAGGTTGCTTCACTCCAATCAGGAGGGGTTGCCTGGCTATATTCCTGGAGATATTCCTCAAGGAATATCCAATTACGTATTGACCCCAGAGATACTATTCACTGCCGAAGAGCTCTTCCCCGATGTCGTCATCCGGAGAAATATTGAGCTAAATCCCTTTATTGAGACGGTTCTTTTAATGGGGAGTATCGGCTCAATCGCCCATACTCAAAAATCAGATCTCGACTACACGCTTTTAGTCCACAAAGATAATGTCTCGTCCGAACAGCTGGATCTTTTTTCCAAAAAATTGCGCCTGATTGAAGAATGGGTATGGGAAAACCACCGTCTTGAAATCCACTTTTTTGTAAATGATATTGAGGAGGTTAAACAAAATATTTTTGGGGAAAGTGATAGTGAAAGCACGGGGTCTGCACTGGCTAAATTGTTGAAGGAAGAAATGTATCGTTCTCTAGTTATCATTGCAGGCAAAATACCTTTCTGGTGGATCATGCCCCTGGAAACAACTGATCAGCAATATGACGAGGCCTGTAAAATGATCCGGAACTACCAGACATTGCTCAACCCGGATGAATTTGTGGACATCGGAAATGTGGAAGATATTTCTGAGGGAGAGTTTTTTGGAGGCTCGATCTGGGCCTTGATCAAGTCTTTCAAGTCCCCTTTTAAAACCCTGATAAAGATGGGGCTTTTAGAGGAGTACATGTTCCGGGAAACCCGGTTCAACCTTTTATGCCACGATATTAAGAAAAAGGTGTTTTCCCAGGAATCTTTTGAAGACATAGATCCTTATCTGACACTGTTTTTAAGGTCTGAAGCATATTTTAAAGAAGAAAAAGGATTCAATGAACTGGATGCCCTACGCACTGCTTTTTATATTAAAGTTGGCACCCAGGTTTCAGCGGAAGACCTGGATCGCAGGAGTCGCGATCAGAAAAAAAGAATTTTAATTGACCTTATTAAAAAATGGGACTGGCCGGGGTCTAGATTGGATCATTTGAATAAATACATTGATTGGCAAATGATGCAAAAGGTTGCTCTTGGAGACAGAATCAATAAGATTCTTATGAGTTCTTACAAAATGATCTCGGAGAAAAACAAATCACTGGGCGAAGGCAAAACCCTCATAACCGAACGAGACACACATCTTTTGGGTCGAAAGTTATTCAGCTTTTTCAACAAATCCAATCATAAAGTTGAAAGTCTGTTTGCCCTCATTGATGGGGAAACGGGCGAAAAAGAACTCACTTTTCTTTTTCACCAGAAAGATCCAAGGGAAAAAGGCGAATGGTATCTTATCCGTGGAAAATCAAAAGCCTTTCTTGAGCAAATTCCAAAAGAAAACATCATCAAGAAAGCCTCCACCCTCCCCTTTTTATTAGCCTTCACTTGTTTTAATAATTTGTTTCGACCAGATTCGAACCTTCTCCTCAGATCTGAGCACCATCAATCTATCAAGGAATATGATTTGCGGTGTATTCTCCAGGAATTATCCAACTTTCTGTCTCAAGTCGATGTAGCCAATATCCCCAATGAACAATTGCTGATGGATGCTCATGTCGAGCAGCTTTATATGATTCTCGATTTTGGGAATCCCCTTCCTGCAGAAGTCCTGAAGGGGAGTATCAAGGAATGCCAGACTTCCGCACAATACAGTGAATTTATTAATTTGAGGGTTGGACGACTTCGGGCAGTTACAGTGATTTATCTCACCTCCTGGGGCGAACTGTTCTGTAAAACCTTTGGAGGGCTGAATTGCATGCACCGGGCTGTTGCAGAGCTTGGCCCGCAAGTTACGGAAACAGAAGCAGATAAGGAAGATTTTCTTAAGGTTTTTATCCCGGGAAGCCGCAGAGATGTAATGAGCCTCTCCTGGCTAAATGGTTATATTTTAAAGTCTCTAAGAGTTAGAACACGTGATCGCTCTGCCGGGGTAAAATCATGA
- a CDS encoding OmpA family protein: METSDNIQLVKEQLKIKSNELKKQEKEKSQLNEKIQAILTLNRKKIQEMHKEIEAKDEQIREAQSQAWAARLARHSGIKDSLKEIEEPTQEIVDQDPVLQDKFERLKEREAHLKERIQEEKQVNEKNQKDKSLLLKELKRLRKDQEKFETLNDEIEQLKEDLNKRSGKPTKEIERLLREKDDLIENYEKMLYGSVEPGEEGMLPSEIILDLKMEINDLLEERKKMVSDLDKLQDYIAQLEMKVSLNEEKDASEKMEHRMGVESRAQATAEFSSGLEGFLITYSDMITLLLAVFILMVSVSRIDAQKLFDVTSSWQDRKIRVDKKNFYLTQKEWEMLNWIKKESEKHQARYETFIPGNRATIHIALKSDEFFSPGSATLVSGAEEKIIESIGDRYLEGLKEVMVQGHTDDVPLRGGGVYASNWELSAARAARVARVMIDRLKLPPEKMSVTGFGEFRPKMDNSKGDDARAHNRRVEVVLVKDKDVVEEESNKQGLKIGSERIKKASSAFGKSPSEIKEMEASGKN; this comes from the coding sequence ATGGAAACTTCAGATAACATACAGCTTGTCAAAGAACAGCTAAAGATCAAATCGAATGAGCTGAAAAAGCAGGAAAAGGAAAAATCCCAGCTCAACGAAAAGATCCAGGCCATTCTGACCCTGAATCGAAAAAAGATTCAGGAAATGCACAAGGAGATCGAAGCCAAAGATGAGCAAATCCGGGAAGCCCAGTCGCAAGCCTGGGCGGCCAGGTTGGCTCGTCATTCCGGGATCAAGGATTCATTAAAGGAAATTGAAGAACCCACTCAGGAGATTGTCGATCAAGACCCGGTTCTACAGGATAAATTTGAAAGATTGAAGGAACGAGAGGCACATTTAAAGGAGCGTATTCAGGAAGAAAAACAGGTTAATGAAAAAAACCAAAAGGACAAATCCCTTCTTTTGAAAGAACTCAAACGCCTACGTAAAGACCAGGAAAAGTTTGAAACTCTTAATGATGAGATTGAGCAATTAAAAGAGGATTTGAATAAACGGTCCGGAAAACCCACCAAAGAAATTGAAAGATTGCTGCGGGAAAAAGATGACCTAATAGAAAACTATGAAAAGATGCTCTACGGAAGTGTCGAGCCAGGTGAAGAAGGTATGCTTCCTTCCGAAATCATACTGGATCTCAAAATGGAGATTAACGATCTACTAGAAGAACGAAAAAAAATGGTCTCGGACCTGGACAAACTTCAGGATTATATTGCTCAGTTAGAAATGAAAGTTTCTTTGAATGAAGAAAAAGATGCTTCAGAAAAAATGGAGCATCGAATGGGGGTTGAGAGCCGGGCGCAGGCCACCGCTGAGTTTTCCTCAGGTCTGGAAGGATTTTTGATTACCTATTCAGATATGATCACATTATTGTTGGCTGTGTTCATCCTAATGGTGTCGGTTTCACGTATTGATGCGCAAAAATTGTTCGATGTTACATCCTCCTGGCAAGACAGAAAAATACGAGTCGATAAAAAAAACTTTTATCTGACTCAAAAAGAATGGGAGATGTTGAATTGGATAAAAAAAGAATCCGAGAAGCATCAAGCCCGATACGAAACTTTTATTCCAGGAAACCGGGCAACCATACATATCGCTCTGAAGTCAGATGAGTTCTTTTCCCCAGGCTCGGCAACCCTTGTTAGTGGTGCTGAAGAAAAAATCATTGAATCGATTGGTGACCGGTATCTCGAAGGTCTTAAGGAAGTTATGGTTCAAGGGCACACTGATGATGTGCCGCTTCGTGGTGGTGGAGTTTATGCCTCCAATTGGGAACTCTCGGCCGCGCGGGCAGCTCGTGTTGCAAGAGTAATGATCGACAGACTCAAACTTCCCCCCGAAAAAATGTCTGTCACAGGGTTCGGGGAATTTCGCCCCAAAATGGACAATTCCAAAGGAGATGATGCCCGAGCTCATAACCGCAGAGTGGAAGTAGTTTTAGTTAAAGATAAAGATGTTGTTGAAGAAGAGTCCAATAAACAGGGGCTTAAAATTGGTTCAGAGCGGATAAAGAAAGCGAGTAGTGCCTTTGGAAAATCTCCCTCCGAAATAAAAGAAATGGAGGCTTCCGGAAAAAATTAA